In a single window of the Agromyces sp. H17E-10 genome:
- a CDS encoding arginase family protein, protein MADVALSNDPLWPRAGDWPAPESLDPGASARLALLGVPAWRTSLSPTNAHTTPAAVRQALRRYSPALVPDRQSTAREPGRDTVDLGEQVVVDAGDIVEPDGPEGEARTRARVAELLERAETVMAIGGDNSVTVATALGAYGDRLDTAGLITIDAHYDLRDGVSNGSPVRRLVEAGLDPRRIVQIGIADFANSAVYARRAAELGITVVHRDELHGRRPADVMAEALEIAGAAGGPVHFDIDVDACDRSVVPGCPASMPGGLAAWELRALVRAAGRDPRVVSADLAEVDASVDTPDGRTVRLTALCVLEFLAGVAAR, encoded by the coding sequence ATGGCCGACGTCGCACTCTCGAACGATCCCCTCTGGCCCCGCGCGGGCGACTGGCCCGCGCCCGAGTCGCTCGATCCCGGAGCATCCGCCCGACTGGCCTTGCTCGGAGTGCCCGCCTGGCGCACGTCGCTCTCACCGACCAACGCGCACACGACGCCCGCGGCCGTTCGACAGGCGCTGCGCCGCTACAGCCCGGCGCTCGTTCCTGATCGGCAGAGCACCGCCCGCGAGCCGGGCCGCGACACGGTCGACCTCGGCGAGCAGGTCGTCGTCGACGCCGGCGACATCGTCGAGCCCGACGGCCCCGAGGGAGAGGCGCGCACGCGCGCCCGCGTCGCCGAGCTGCTCGAGCGCGCCGAGACCGTCATGGCCATCGGCGGCGACAACTCGGTGACGGTCGCGACCGCGCTCGGCGCGTACGGCGACCGGCTCGACACCGCCGGCCTCATCACGATCGACGCGCACTACGACCTGCGCGACGGCGTCTCGAACGGCTCGCCCGTTCGCCGACTCGTCGAGGCCGGGCTCGACCCGCGCCGCATCGTGCAGATCGGCATCGCCGACTTCGCGAACTCCGCCGTCTACGCGCGTCGAGCGGCCGAGCTCGGCATCACGGTGGTCCACCGCGACGAGCTGCACGGCCGCCGCCCGGCCGACGTCATGGCCGAGGCGCTCGAGATCGCCGGTGCCGCCGGCGGTCCGGTGCACTTCGACATCGACGTCGACGCGTGCGACCGGTCGGTCGTTCCCGGATGCCCCGCCTCGATGCCCGGCGGACTCGCGGCGTGGGAGCTCCGCGCGCTCGTGCGCGCCGCGGGCCGCGACCCGCGCGTCGTGAGCGCCGACCTCGCCGAGGTCGACGCGAGCGTCGACACCCCCGACGGACGCACCGTGCGGCTGACCGCGCTCTGCGTGCTCGAGTTCCTCGCGGGCGTCGCGGCGCGCTGA
- a CDS encoding sulfite oxidase-like oxidoreductase: MSFITRGFSGRSRERDERLPPGQTLVHDFPVLSAGPTPEVDTADWEFTIRTESGERRWSWDEFMRLEIEDVTTDIHCVTHWSKLGTSWRGVSLDTLFADVETDYDYVMAHSYGGYTTNVPLDELLDGKAWVAFEFDGEPLDPEHGGPARLLVPHLYFWKSAKWVRGLEMQPSDDPGFWEQNGYHLHGDPWKEERYW, from the coding sequence ATGTCGTTCATCACCAGAGGGTTCAGCGGTCGCAGTCGCGAGCGCGACGAGCGGCTCCCACCGGGGCAGACGCTCGTGCACGACTTCCCGGTGCTGTCGGCCGGGCCGACCCCCGAGGTCGACACGGCCGACTGGGAGTTCACGATCCGCACCGAGTCGGGCGAGCGCCGTTGGAGCTGGGATGAGTTCATGCGGCTCGAGATCGAGGACGTCACGACCGACATCCACTGCGTCACGCACTGGTCGAAGCTCGGCACGAGCTGGCGCGGCGTCTCGCTCGATACGTTGTTCGCCGACGTCGAGACGGACTACGACTACGTGATGGCGCACAGCTACGGCGGCTACACGACGAACGTGCCGCTCGACGAGCTGCTCGACGGCAAGGCCTGGGTGGCGTTCGAGTTCGACGGCGAACCGCTCGACCCCGAGCACGGCGGTCCGGCGCGACTGCTCGTGCCGCACCTCTACTTCTGGAAGAGCGCGAAATGGGTGCGCGGGCTCGAGATGCAGCCCTCCGACGACCCGGGGTTCTGGGAGCAGAACGGCTACCACCTGCACGGCGACCCGTGGAAGGAAGAGCGCTACTGGTGA
- a CDS encoding ferredoxin reductase: MSGVQQLQAAPRTGWHVAEVVETRRETPSAARITLDVDGWPGNLAGQHLDVRLTAPDGYTATRSYSIASSGDGERVVLAVDRLPDGEVSPFLVDELRAGDRLEVHGPLGAFFVWRPPADGGTGRPVQLIAGGSGVVPLVAIARAHAEAGDATPFRLLYSVRTPDDVFFADELETAARGPAPFAVEFVYTRRAPAGTDAPVGRITRERLAAGVIGADAAPVVYVCGSTGFVERVAGWLIELGHHQTAIRTERYGGT, translated from the coding sequence GTGAGCGGTGTGCAGCAGCTGCAGGCGGCGCCCCGCACCGGGTGGCACGTCGCCGAGGTCGTCGAGACGCGGCGCGAGACCCCGTCGGCCGCGCGCATCACGCTCGACGTCGACGGCTGGCCCGGCAATCTCGCCGGGCAGCACCTCGACGTGCGACTCACCGCACCCGACGGGTACACGGCGACGCGCTCGTACTCGATCGCCTCGTCGGGCGACGGCGAGCGGGTGGTGCTCGCGGTGGATCGGCTGCCCGACGGCGAGGTGTCGCCGTTCCTGGTCGACGAGCTCCGTGCCGGCGACCGGCTCGAGGTGCACGGCCCGCTGGGCGCGTTCTTCGTGTGGCGGCCGCCGGCCGACGGCGGCACAGGGCGACCGGTGCAGCTCATCGCGGGCGGTTCCGGTGTCGTGCCCCTCGTCGCGATCGCGCGGGCGCACGCCGAGGCGGGGGATGCCACGCCGTTCCGCCTGCTGTATTCGGTGCGCACGCCCGACGACGTCTTCTTCGCGGACGAGCTCGAGACGGCGGCGCGTGGGCCCGCCCCGTTCGCGGTCGAGTTCGTCTACACGCGCCGCGCCCCTGCCGGCACCGACGCGCCCGTCGGCCGGATCACGCGCGAACGGCTCGCCGCCGGAGTGATCGGGGCCGACGCTGCCCCGGTCGTGTACGTGTGCGGGTCGACCGGCTTCGTCGAACGCGTCGCCGGCTGGCTGATCGAGCTCGGGCACCATCAGACGGCCATCCGCACCGAGCGCTACGGAGGTACCTGA
- a CDS encoding DUF6510 family protein, producing MQHFDGNLLAGPLADVFAFDPTGARARCNGCGAVAELATMLVYRSGAGSVARCRDCGAVLLSLVDGDGRMFVNFIGMGAIEIATTGRDDA from the coding sequence ATGCAGCACTTCGACGGCAACCTGCTCGCGGGACCACTCGCCGACGTGTTCGCCTTCGACCCGACGGGGGCGCGTGCGCGCTGCAACGGCTGCGGCGCCGTCGCCGAGCTCGCGACGATGCTCGTCTATCGCAGCGGCGCCGGCAGCGTCGCGCGCTGCCGCGACTGCGGTGCCGTGCTGCTCAGCCTCGTCGACGGCGACGGCCGGATGTTCGTGAACTTCATCGGCATGGGAGCGATCGAGATCGCGACGACAGGGAGGGACGACGCATGA
- a CDS encoding SixA phosphatase family protein has translation MKTLYLVRHAKSDWGDPLLDDHDRPLNERGLRDAPAMGHRLAERGVRPDRIVTSTAVRARSTARLLARTLGVGDDHVVEEPRLYGATGSGILAVASTLDDALGSAMLVGHNPGMSDAVGELTGEWVELPTCAVVECRVNVDHWAELVEGTGELVSVATPKD, from the coding sequence ATGAAGACGCTCTACCTCGTGCGGCACGCCAAGTCGGACTGGGGTGACCCGCTGCTCGACGACCACGACCGTCCGCTCAACGAACGCGGCCTGCGCGACGCCCCGGCGATGGGGCATCGGCTCGCCGAACGGGGTGTGCGCCCCGACCGCATCGTGACGAGCACCGCGGTGCGCGCGCGCAGCACGGCGCGGCTCCTGGCGCGCACGCTCGGCGTCGGCGACGACCACGTCGTCGAGGAGCCGCGCCTCTACGGTGCGACCGGGTCGGGCATCCTGGCGGTCGCGTCGACGCTCGACGACGCCCTCGGCTCGGCGATGCTCGTCGGCCACAACCCGGGCATGAGCGACGCCGTCGGCGAGCTCACCGGCGAGTGGGTCGAGCTGCCGACCTGCGCGGTCGTCGAGTGCCGCGTGAACGTCGATCACTGGGCCGAGCTCGTCGAGGGCACGGGCGAGCTCGTCTCGGTCGCGACCCCGAAGGACTGA
- the hutI gene encoding imidazolonepropionase: MPRATLITNIGELVTNDEQPGREGGPLGIVRDAAVLVQDGLVSWVGTAAEASAHTPESGAEIVDAHHRAMIPGFVDSHTHLVFGGDRAEEFAARMAGRRYEAGGIRSTVAATRAATDDELRARLAGFVAELHAQGTTTFEIKSGYGLSVADEERLVRLAREVTDEVTFLGAHVVPFEFREDPRFDGDPVAAGDAYVDVVIGEMLDACAPYSRWVDAFCERGAFSPEQSRRVLEAGRDAGLGIRVHGNQLGEGGGVRLAVELGAASVDHCTFLSDEDVAALAGSDTVATLLPGVEFSTRQPYPDARRLIEAGVTVALASDCNPGSCFTSSLPFCIAVAVRDMNMTPAEALWASTAAGAKALRRTDVGALRPGMRADLVELDAPSYLHLAYRPGVPLVRRVWAAGALVA; encoded by the coding sequence ATGCCTCGCGCGACCCTCATCACGAACATCGGCGAGCTCGTCACCAACGACGAGCAGCCCGGCCGCGAGGGCGGCCCGCTCGGCATCGTGCGCGACGCCGCCGTGCTCGTTCAGGACGGACTCGTGAGCTGGGTCGGCACCGCCGCCGAGGCATCCGCCCACACGCCCGAATCGGGCGCAGAGATCGTCGACGCCCACCACCGCGCGATGATCCCCGGCTTCGTCGACAGTCACACGCACCTCGTGTTCGGCGGCGACCGGGCCGAGGAGTTCGCGGCGCGCATGGCCGGTCGCCGCTACGAGGCCGGCGGCATCCGCTCGACGGTCGCCGCCACGCGCGCCGCGACCGACGACGAGCTCCGCGCCCGCCTCGCGGGCTTCGTCGCCGAGCTGCACGCCCAGGGCACGACGACCTTCGAGATCAAGTCGGGCTACGGCCTCAGCGTCGCCGACGAGGAGCGCCTCGTGCGCCTCGCCCGCGAGGTCACCGACGAGGTCACCTTCCTCGGCGCCCACGTCGTGCCGTTCGAGTTCCGCGAGGACCCGCGCTTCGACGGCGACCCCGTCGCCGCGGGCGACGCGTACGTCGACGTCGTCATCGGCGAGATGCTCGACGCCTGCGCCCCGTACTCACGCTGGGTCGACGCGTTCTGCGAGCGCGGCGCGTTCTCGCCCGAGCAGTCGCGCCGCGTGCTCGAGGCCGGCCGCGACGCGGGACTCGGCATCCGCGTGCACGGCAACCAGCTCGGCGAGGGCGGCGGCGTGCGCCTCGCGGTCGAGCTCGGGGCGGCCTCGGTCGACCACTGCACGTTCCTGAGCGATGAGGATGTCGCGGCACTGGCCGGCTCGGACACCGTCGCGACCCTTCTGCCCGGCGTCGAGTTCTCGACCCGGCAGCCGTACCCCGATGCGCGCAGACTCATCGAGGCCGGCGTCACGGTCGCCCTCGCGAGCGACTGCAACCCGGGGTCGTGCTTCACGAGCTCGCTGCCGTTCTGCATCGCCGTCGCGGTGCGCGACATGAACATGACCCCCGCCGAGGCGCTCTGGGCGTCGACCGCGGCGGGTGCCAAGGCGCTGCGCCGCACCGACGTCGGCGCCCTCCGACCCGGCATGCGCGCCGACCTCGTCGAGCTCGACGCGCCGAGCTACCTGCACCTCGCCTACCGGCCCGGCGTACCGCTCGTGCGCCGCGTCTGGGCTGCGGGCGCGCTGGTCGCCTGA
- a CDS encoding urocanate hydratase, with protein sequence MTDATTTTRTVRAPRGTELSAKSWQTEAPLRMLMNNLDPEVAEHPEDLVVYGGTGKAARNWEAFDAITKTLERLEADETLLVQSGKPVGVFRTNVWAPRVLIANSNLVGDWATWPEFRRLEAEGLTMYGQMTAGSWIYIGSQGILQGTYETFAAVGEKLKREGRGSALPVADGAAPVREGEGPLAGTLTLTGGCGGMGGAQPLAVTLNDGACLIVDVDETRLRRRAGKRYLDEVETDLDTAIAKVLQAKAERRGWSVGYVGNAAEVFPEILRRHRAGELTVDVVTDQTSAHDPLAYLPEGISVADWKQAAADDPEGFTLKAQQSMAHQVQAMVEFQDAGAEVFDYGNSIRDEARKGGYDRAFEFPGFVPAYIRPLFCEGLGPFRWVALSGDPEDIRVTDEAIKELFPENAHLHKWLDAAQERVEFEGLPARICWLGYGERHKAGLLFNRLVAEGMVKAPIVIGRDHLDSGSVASPYRETEAMKDGSDAIADWPLLNALTAASSGATWVSIHHGGGVGIGRSIHAGQVSVADGTELAAAKLTALLTNDPGMGVIRHVDAGYERAIEVARERGVDVPMLED encoded by the coding sequence ATGACCGACGCAACGACCACCACGCGCACCGTCCGCGCGCCTCGCGGCACCGAGCTCTCCGCGAAGAGCTGGCAGACCGAGGCGCCGCTGCGCATGCTCATGAACAACCTCGACCCCGAGGTCGCCGAACACCCCGAGGACCTCGTCGTCTACGGCGGCACGGGCAAGGCCGCCCGCAACTGGGAGGCGTTCGACGCCATCACGAAGACCCTCGAGCGTCTCGAGGCCGACGAGACCCTGCTCGTGCAGTCGGGCAAGCCCGTCGGCGTGTTCCGCACCAACGTGTGGGCGCCCCGCGTGCTCATCGCCAACTCGAACCTCGTCGGAGACTGGGCGACGTGGCCCGAGTTCCGCCGCCTCGAGGCCGAGGGCCTCACCATGTACGGCCAGATGACCGCCGGCTCGTGGATCTACATCGGCTCGCAGGGCATCCTGCAGGGCACCTACGAGACCTTCGCCGCCGTGGGCGAGAAGCTCAAGCGCGAGGGCCGCGGCAGCGCACTGCCGGTCGCCGACGGCGCAGCGCCCGTTCGCGAGGGCGAGGGCCCCCTCGCCGGCACGCTCACGCTCACCGGCGGATGCGGCGGCATGGGCGGCGCCCAGCCCCTCGCCGTCACGCTCAACGACGGCGCCTGCCTCATCGTCGACGTCGACGAGACGCGCCTGCGCCGGCGCGCCGGCAAGCGCTACCTCGACGAGGTCGAGACCGACCTCGACACCGCGATCGCCAAGGTGCTGCAGGCCAAGGCGGAGCGTCGCGGCTGGTCGGTCGGCTACGTCGGCAACGCCGCCGAGGTGTTCCCCGAGATCCTGCGCCGCCACCGCGCCGGTGAGCTGACGGTCGACGTCGTCACCGACCAGACGAGCGCGCACGACCCGCTCGCCTACCTGCCCGAGGGCATCTCGGTCGCCGACTGGAAGCAGGCCGCGGCCGACGACCCCGAGGGCTTCACGCTCAAGGCGCAGCAGTCGATGGCGCACCAGGTGCAGGCCATGGTCGAGTTCCAGGATGCCGGCGCCGAGGTGTTCGACTACGGCAACTCGATCCGCGACGAGGCGCGCAAGGGCGGCTACGACCGCGCGTTCGAGTTCCCCGGTTTCGTGCCGGCGTACATCCGCCCGCTGTTCTGCGAGGGCCTCGGACCGTTCCGCTGGGTCGCGCTCTCGGGCGACCCCGAGGACATCCGCGTCACCGACGAGGCGATCAAGGAGCTGTTCCCCGAGAACGCCCACCTGCACAAGTGGCTCGACGCCGCACAGGAGCGCGTCGAGTTCGAGGGCCTGCCCGCCCGCATCTGCTGGCTCGGCTACGGCGAGCGTCACAAGGCCGGCCTGCTCTTCAACCGACTCGTCGCCGAGGGCATGGTCAAGGCGCCGATCGTGATCGGCCGCGACCACCTCGACTCGGGCTCGGTCGCCTCGCCGTACCGCGAGACCGAGGCCATGAAGGACGGCTCCGACGCGATCGCCGACTGGCCCCTGCTCAACGCGCTCACCGCGGCGTCGTCGGGCGCGACCTGGGTGTCGATCCACCACGGCGGCGGCGTCGGCATCGGCCGTTCGATCCACGCTGGCCAGGTCTCGGTCGCCGACGGCACCGAGCTCGCCGCGGCGAAGCTCACGGCGCTGCTCACGAACGACCCGGGCATGGGCGTGATCCGTCACGTCGACGCGGGCTACGAGCGGGCGATCGAGGTGGCGCGCGAGCGCGGCGTCGACGTGCCGATGCTCGAGGACTGA
- a CDS encoding CPBP family glutamic-type intramembrane protease: protein MADLEHANAWRRFWEQGGWWRSLLVVVVYYALYAGFSFVVVSPIAEAVGDDPVAVLWVDYVLPIGFGGLLLVLFAWSLGWFGQLFGRQPIRGRWWMWIGLAVPLLFAVLHFASIDYAKAGFAVVISWLVVGLCIGFAEEVLTRGFVVNLMRKAGHHEFAVAAVSAALFAALHLGNLLTGQDLLSTLFQVPYTFGFGVCMYLTLRVTGRLIWPILLHAATDPSTFMTVSYPVDGALPHLAGLGNIVVTITGIVLLIFIRGRVEQPAVEGLVPARTPA, encoded by the coding sequence ATGGCCGATCTCGAGCACGCGAACGCGTGGCGGCGATTCTGGGAGCAGGGCGGCTGGTGGCGGTCGCTGCTCGTCGTCGTGGTTTACTACGCGCTGTACGCCGGGTTCTCGTTCGTGGTCGTCAGCCCCATCGCCGAGGCGGTCGGCGACGACCCGGTGGCCGTGCTCTGGGTCGACTACGTCTTGCCGATCGGGTTCGGCGGACTGCTGCTCGTGCTCTTCGCGTGGTCGCTCGGCTGGTTCGGCCAGCTGTTCGGTCGGCAGCCGATCCGCGGTCGCTGGTGGATGTGGATCGGCCTCGCCGTGCCGCTGCTCTTCGCGGTGCTGCACTTCGCCTCGATCGACTATGCGAAGGCGGGCTTCGCCGTCGTCATCTCCTGGCTCGTCGTCGGCCTCTGCATCGGCTTCGCCGAGGAGGTGCTCACCCGAGGCTTCGTGGTGAACCTCATGCGCAAGGCGGGCCACCACGAGTTCGCCGTCGCCGCCGTGTCGGCCGCGCTCTTCGCCGCGCTGCACCTCGGCAACCTGCTCACCGGGCAGGACCTGCTCTCGACGTTGTTCCAGGTGCCATACACGTTCGGCTTCGGTGTCTGCATGTACCTCACCCTGCGCGTCACCGGCCGCCTGATCTGGCCGATCCTGCTGCACGCGGCGACCGATCCGTCGACATTCATGACGGTCTCGTACCCGGTCGACGGTGCACTCCCGCACCTCGCCGGGCTGGGCAACATCGTCGTGACGATCACCGGCATCGTCCTGCTCATCTTCATTCGCGGCCGCGTCGAGCAGCCGGCCGTCGAGGGCCTCGTGCCCGCCCGCACGCCGGCCTGA
- a CDS encoding LuxR C-terminal-related transcriptional regulator has product MFPATKFRPPTPGSHAIARPEVFDRLRLERQDVLVVRAPAGYGKTTAVAHWLDDVAAGPKPARHVWVTLDEDDDDPAGLWEAIAAATAGAGLDDGRSVGPAPAGGVRANTIVPLLDAFADSADDWVLVLDDAHLLTREDTVASLDWFLGRAPANLDTVVVTRASLELPAFERLRARGRALELGVDVLRLDGDRIERLLREAYGLDPTAAEVARIDHLTGGWPAAVSLVGSALARGVPLARVGASRADDGGLDALVHEGLAGSSPADHELLRDLSVFERFDAAALDFVVQDPRAWPLAMEVADRTGLIATLDDEARWWRLHHLVRDRLAIELERADPVRRRALHRRAVDAFERENDLSVTMHHLFGAEDYDSIADILSNVRANAIVPRQALGLSWLDRIPESALSRDPRLAFWEAWATATGGDPARRDRALARGRSAAGTRAVDAFRTWDDVEDFVTSMACYDDVGAARRAGERFLARYDDSSPLAALVELRLATMLYLEGRCDEAIERLALLDEGAPLARPLRVLVPAYRALCLFELGEPAAAATQVERTLHARTAFGLGQDPVYLPAEQALARHRTASGDPAAAHATASNALETARQQGDTVLVVPHLLLELARADFQLGRHDDAVVSLNRADELCAGLADPGALAVRIRELRRRSNADRAPSTGREGLSRRELEVLALLPSSLSASEIASELFVSTNTARSHIKSIHRKLGVTNRDEAVAAGRLAGLIV; this is encoded by the coding sequence ATGTTCCCGGCCACGAAGTTCCGACCGCCGACGCCGGGGTCGCACGCCATCGCCCGGCCCGAGGTCTTCGATCGGCTGCGCCTCGAGCGCCAGGACGTACTCGTCGTCCGCGCGCCCGCGGGCTACGGCAAGACCACCGCCGTCGCGCACTGGCTCGACGACGTCGCGGCGGGCCCGAAGCCGGCGCGGCACGTCTGGGTGACCCTCGACGAGGACGACGACGACCCGGCGGGCCTGTGGGAGGCGATCGCCGCGGCCACCGCGGGCGCGGGCCTCGACGACGGACGCTCGGTCGGGCCCGCGCCGGCCGGCGGAGTCCGGGCGAACACGATCGTTCCGCTGCTCGACGCGTTCGCGGACTCGGCCGACGACTGGGTGCTCGTGCTCGACGACGCCCACCTGCTCACGAGGGAGGACACGGTCGCGAGCCTCGACTGGTTCCTCGGCCGCGCACCCGCGAACCTCGACACCGTGGTGGTCACGCGGGCCTCGCTCGAGCTGCCGGCGTTCGAACGCCTGCGAGCGCGCGGCCGCGCGCTCGAACTCGGCGTCGATGTGTTGCGCCTCGACGGCGACCGCATCGAACGCCTGCTGCGCGAGGCCTACGGGCTCGACCCGACCGCCGCCGAGGTCGCCCGCATCGACCACCTGACCGGGGGATGGCCCGCCGCGGTCTCACTCGTCGGCTCGGCGCTCGCCCGCGGCGTGCCGCTCGCGCGCGTCGGAGCATCGCGTGCCGACGACGGCGGTCTCGACGCCCTCGTGCACGAAGGCCTCGCGGGCAGTTCACCCGCCGACCACGAGCTGCTGCGCGACCTGTCGGTCTTCGAACGCTTCGACGCCGCGGCCCTTGATTTCGTCGTGCAGGATCCGCGGGCCTGGCCGCTCGCGATGGAGGTGGCCGACCGCACCGGGTTGATCGCCACGCTCGACGACGAGGCCCGATGGTGGCGCCTGCACCACCTCGTGCGCGACCGGCTCGCCATCGAACTCGAGCGGGCGGATCCGGTGCGGCGGCGGGCGCTGCACCGCCGTGCCGTCGACGCCTTCGAGCGCGAGAACGACCTCTCGGTGACGATGCACCACCTGTTCGGGGCCGAGGACTACGACAGCATCGCCGACATCCTCTCGAACGTGCGGGCCAACGCGATCGTGCCACGGCAGGCGCTCGGCCTGAGCTGGCTCGACCGGATCCCCGAGTCGGCCCTGAGCCGCGACCCCCGCCTGGCGTTCTGGGAGGCGTGGGCCACCGCGACGGGCGGCGACCCGGCGCGGCGCGACCGGGCGCTCGCACGCGGTCGCTCGGCGGCGGGCACCCGGGCGGTCGACGCGTTCCGCACGTGGGACGACGTCGAGGACTTCGTCACCTCGATGGCCTGTTACGACGACGTGGGCGCCGCCCGTCGCGCGGGCGAACGGTTCCTCGCGCGATATGACGACTCGAGCCCGCTGGCGGCGCTCGTCGAGCTGCGGCTGGCGACGATGCTGTACCTCGAGGGCCGTTGCGACGAAGCGATCGAGCGTCTCGCCCTCCTCGACGAGGGGGCGCCGCTCGCTCGCCCGCTCCGTGTGCTCGTACCCGCGTACCGGGCGTTGTGCCTCTTCGAGCTCGGTGAACCGGCGGCGGCGGCCACGCAGGTCGAACGGACCCTGCACGCGCGCACCGCGTTCGGGCTCGGGCAGGACCCCGTGTACCTGCCCGCCGAACAGGCGCTCGCCCGGCACCGCACCGCGTCGGGCGACCCCGCCGCGGCGCACGCGACCGCCTCGAACGCCCTCGAGACCGCTCGCCAGCAGGGCGACACGGTGCTCGTCGTCCCGCACCTGCTGCTCGAGCTCGCCCGGGCCGATTTCCAACTCGGGCGCCACGACGATGCGGTCGTCTCGCTCAACCGTGCGGACGAACTCTGCGCGGGTCTCGCCGACCCGGGCGCCCTCGCCGTGCGCATCCGCGAACTGCGTCGGCGGTCCAACGCCGATCGCGCGCCGTCGACGGGTCGGGAGGGCCTCAGCCGCCGAGAGCTCGAGGTGCTCGCCCTGCTGCCGAGCTCGCTGAGCGCCTCGGAGATCGCGTCGGAGCTGTTCGTGTCGACGAACACCGCACGCAGCCACATCAAGTCGATCCATCGCAAGCTCGGGGTCACGAATCGAGACGAGGCCGTCGCCGCGGGCAGGCTCGCGGGACTCATCGTCTGA
- a CDS encoding M23 family metallopeptidase, giving the protein MPHRFASNQHDPLRPQRLRPSGTAIAAAAVAVLIGVGGMTPALAEEATPVDATTATSETTTTTDAPDAAAADAASTADASATDSGTTSDADAAAEEPATEPSPSPDPSPSPEPSPSPEPTPTETPTPTETPTPTPTPTPTPKPTPTPTPTETPKPTPTPTPTDTPEPTDSPSPSPSETPGTGSAPATPATTPRAPVVLIGDGPFARIASLGFDSNAGSLLKARAKLDRALADLRDAEAALDAARSTREVARGIAERMQTLAEQAREKADSAAAVYVAAAKGGDASLNSIGAAFGSGRDLLAGLGGVARVTEIAGDTDELLKITAKLDAEADAAQQRADDAWADVDAIDIDAAERKVEQAKGAVSAARAGLSGLKTRVASTSVAFLETLPTDSGQLSNQGWSLPVSGSHVTDGFGPRPDKPLPGVNDFHRGTDLATGCRTPVYAATGGTVVDAGPNGSYGNWILIDHGSGVSTGYAHLIDGGILVKAGEKVEAGELIGAVGSTGASTGCHLHFEVRIGGSAIDAIPFMAARGIDLG; this is encoded by the coding sequence ATGCCCCACCGCTTCGCCTCGAACCAGCACGACCCGCTCCGCCCGCAAAGACTGCGCCCGAGCGGGACGGCGATCGCGGCCGCCGCGGTGGCAGTGCTCATCGGTGTCGGGGGCATGACCCCGGCCCTCGCCGAAGAGGCGACACCGGTCGATGCGACGACGGCGACGTCCGAGACGACGACCACCACCGACGCGCCCGATGCTGCGGCCGCCGACGCGGCGAGCACGGCCGATGCATCCGCCACCGACTCGGGCACCACGAGCGACGCCGACGCCGCGGCCGAAGAGCCCGCGACGGAGCCGAGCCCTTCGCCCGACCCCAGCCCCTCGCCCGAGCCGAGCCCCTCGCCCGAGCCGACGCCCACCGAGACGCCGACCCCGACCGAGACGCCGACCCCGACGCCGACCCCCACGCCGACTCCGAAGCCCACGCCCACTCCCACCCCGACCGAGACGCCGAAGCCGACGCCGACCCCGACGCCGACCGACACTCCCGAGCCGACCGACAGCCCGAGCCCCTCGCCGAGCGAGACGCCCGGCACCGGCTCGGCACCGGCCACCCCCGCGACGACGCCGCGCGCACCCGTCGTGCTCATCGGCGATGGCCCGTTCGCCCGCATCGCGAGCCTCGGCTTCGACTCGAACGCCGGCAGCCTGCTGAAGGCCCGCGCCAAGCTCGACCGCGCACTCGCCGACCTGCGTGACGCGGAGGCCGCGCTTGACGCCGCGCGCTCGACCCGCGAGGTGGCTCGCGGCATCGCCGAACGCATGCAGACCCTCGCCGAGCAGGCGCGCGAGAAGGCCGACTCGGCCGCCGCCGTCTACGTCGCCGCGGCGAAGGGCGGCGACGCCTCGCTGAACTCCATCGGCGCCGCGTTCGGCTCGGGTCGCGACCTGCTCGCCGGCCTCGGCGGTGTCGCGCGCGTGACCGAGATCGCCGGCGACACCGACGAACTGCTGAAGATCACCGCCAAGCTCGACGCCGAGGCCGACGCCGCACAGCAGCGCGCCGACGACGCGTGGGCCGACGTCGACGCGATCGACATCGACGCCGCCGAGCGCAAGGTCGAGCAGGCCAAGGGCGCGGTCAGCGCCGCACGCGCGGGGCTCTCGGGCCTGAAGACACGCGTCGCGTCGACGAGCGTCGCGTTCCTCGAGACGCTTCCGACCGACTCCGGCCAGCTGAGCAACCAGGGCTGGTCGCTGCCGGTCTCGGGCAGCCACGTCACCGACGGCTTCGGTCCGCGGCCCGACAAGCCCCTGCCGGGCGTCAACGACTTCCACCGGGGCACCGACCTGGCCACGGGTTGCCGCACGCCGGTCTACGCGGCGACGGGCGGCACCGTCGTCGACGCCGGCCCGAACGGCAGCTACGGCAACTGGATCCTCATCGACCACGGCTCGGGCGTCTCCACCGGGTACGCCCACCTGATCGACGGCGGCATCCTCGTCAAGGCCGGCGAGAAGGTCGAGGCGGGCGAGCTCATCGGCGCCGTCGGATCGACCGGAGCCTCGACCGGCTGCCACCTGCACTTCGAGGTCCGCATCGGCGGCAGCGCGATCGACGCCATCCCGTTCATGGCCGCGCGCGGCATCGACCTGGGCTGA